One region of Skermanella mucosa genomic DNA includes:
- the cobN gene encoding cobaltochelatase subunit CobN has protein sequence MHLLAAQPGTVSDGSEAVDLGQTAGDIVFLSAADTELACLASAHDRLGPGFPSLRLASLLQLGHNLSIDIHVERVVSKAKLVLVRLLGGERYWPYGIEQVADACRRGGIPLAVLPGDDQPDPDLARFSTLPGDAVHRLWQYCVQGGVENAAGLLRYAASLIGRGGDGWREPMPLMRAGIYWPGRDRPGLDDLRRAWTPGAPVAAILFYRALEQAANTAVTDALIDALRGAGVNALPIATTSLKEKVAAGIVADLLARAEPDVILNATSFAVSQPGAARSATPFDGSDCPVFQVVFSGGSEAAWRGGTTGLSARDIAMNVALPEVDGRLITRAVSFKAEARRHEATQSWVLSYRPVTDRVGFVAALAASWARLRRTPPAERRVAVIMANYPNRDGRLANGVGLDTPAGVARSLRTLAGAGYAVTGAPPDSAALMERIGAGVTNDLSALDRRTVSETLSLGAYRTFFAALPEAVRTAVTGRWGAAEEDPYVRDGRFLLPAIRFGNVAVAIQPARGYQIDPSKTYHDPDLVPPHAYLAFYAWVRRAFDAHAVVHFGKHGNLEWLPGKSLALSEECFPEVALGPVPHLYPFIVNDPGEGTQAKRRAAAVIIDHLTPPLTRAESYGPLRELEMLVDEYYEAAGVDPRRIAVLRERILELSAATGLDVDCGVSRDDEPQEALAKLDSHLCELKELQIRDGLHVFGEAPEGGLLTDLLVALTRLPRGKGEGRDASLIRALAADLELGFDPLDCAMAEPWTGPRPAALDTGGVWRSHGDTVERLEELARRLVAGDAVAEPEWTRAGIVLDYILSDLKPTVAACGAAELEGLLRGLDGRFVEPGPSGAPTRGRPEVLPTGRNFYSVDTRAVPTPAAWHLGWKSASRVVDRYLQENGDYPRTMALSAWGTANMRTGGDDIAQALALMGARPTWDTGTGRVTGFEIMPAGVLDRPRVDVTLRVSGFFRDAFPAQMDLVDSAARAIADLDEPDDVNPLAARVRADAAALVEAGVDPAAARRRAGHRVFGSKPGAYGAGLQALIDERGWETEKDLAEAYLAWGGYAYGGGVDGAPERVLFETRLGSVQAVLHNQDNREHDLLDSDDYYQFEGGMSVAVRTLSGRAPTVYHNDHSRPESPRVRTLEEEIARVVRGRVVNPKWIAGVMRHGYKGAFELAATVDYLFAFAATARCVRDHHFDAVFDAYVADAQVRDFMAGANPAALREMAERLAEAQDRGLWRPKSNAAYDTLKNLSRGETP, from the coding sequence ATGCATCTGCTGGCCGCCCAGCCCGGCACCGTCTCCGACGGCAGCGAGGCCGTCGATCTCGGCCAGACCGCGGGCGACATCGTCTTCCTGTCGGCCGCCGACACCGAACTCGCCTGCCTGGCCTCGGCCCATGACAGGCTCGGGCCCGGCTTCCCTAGCCTGCGCCTCGCCAGCCTGCTCCAGCTCGGCCATAACCTCTCGATCGACATCCACGTCGAGCGGGTCGTCTCGAAGGCGAAACTGGTGTTGGTCCGCCTGCTGGGGGGAGAGCGCTACTGGCCCTACGGGATCGAGCAGGTGGCGGACGCCTGCCGGCGCGGCGGCATCCCGCTGGCGGTGCTGCCGGGCGACGACCAGCCCGACCCGGACTTGGCCCGTTTCTCGACCCTTCCGGGCGATGCGGTCCATCGGCTGTGGCAGTACTGCGTCCAGGGCGGCGTCGAGAATGCCGCCGGGTTGCTGCGCTACGCGGCATCGCTCATCGGCCGGGGCGGCGACGGTTGGCGGGAGCCGATGCCGCTGATGCGGGCCGGGATCTACTGGCCGGGACGCGACCGACCGGGGCTCGACGACCTGCGCCGGGCCTGGACGCCGGGCGCTCCCGTGGCGGCCATCCTGTTCTACCGCGCGCTGGAGCAGGCGGCCAACACGGCCGTCACCGACGCGCTGATAGACGCCCTGCGCGGGGCCGGGGTCAACGCCCTGCCGATCGCGACCACCAGCCTCAAGGAGAAGGTCGCGGCCGGCATCGTCGCCGACCTGCTGGCGCGGGCGGAACCCGACGTGATCCTCAACGCGACCTCCTTCGCCGTGTCCCAGCCGGGAGCGGCGCGGTCGGCGACCCCGTTCGACGGCTCGGACTGCCCGGTTTTCCAGGTCGTCTTCTCCGGCGGGTCGGAGGCGGCGTGGCGTGGCGGCACGACCGGCCTGTCCGCCCGCGACATCGCCATGAACGTGGCCCTGCCGGAGGTGGACGGCCGCCTGATCACCCGCGCCGTCAGCTTCAAGGCGGAGGCCCGGCGCCACGAGGCGACCCAGAGCTGGGTGCTGTCCTACAGGCCGGTCACCGACCGCGTTGGTTTCGTGGCGGCCCTGGCGGCCTCCTGGGCGCGGCTGCGCCGCACGCCGCCGGCCGAGCGCCGCGTCGCGGTCATCATGGCGAACTACCCGAACCGCGACGGCCGCCTTGCCAACGGCGTCGGCCTCGACACGCCGGCGGGCGTCGCGCGGTCGCTCCGGACACTGGCTGGGGCGGGCTACGCGGTCACCGGGGCGCCGCCGGATTCCGCCGCGCTGATGGAGCGGATCGGCGCCGGCGTGACCAACGACCTGTCAGCGCTGGACCGGCGCACGGTCTCCGAGACGCTGTCCCTGGGCGCCTACCGTACGTTCTTCGCGGCCTTGCCGGAAGCCGTCCGTACCGCGGTCACGGGGCGCTGGGGCGCCGCGGAGGAGGACCCGTACGTGCGGGACGGGCGGTTCCTGCTGCCCGCGATCCGGTTCGGCAACGTCGCCGTCGCGATCCAGCCGGCGCGGGGCTACCAGATCGATCCGTCCAAGACCTACCACGACCCCGACCTGGTGCCACCGCACGCCTACCTGGCCTTCTACGCCTGGGTCCGCCGGGCGTTCGACGCCCACGCCGTCGTCCATTTCGGCAAGCACGGCAATCTGGAATGGCTGCCGGGCAAGTCGCTGGCCCTGTCGGAGGAGTGCTTTCCGGAAGTGGCGCTGGGACCCGTCCCGCACCTTTATCCATTTATCGTCAACGATCCCGGCGAGGGGACCCAGGCCAAGCGCCGGGCCGCCGCCGTCATCATCGACCACCTGACCCCGCCGCTGACCCGGGCGGAGAGCTACGGCCCGCTCCGCGAGCTGGAAATGCTGGTGGACGAGTATTACGAGGCGGCCGGCGTCGATCCGCGCCGCATCGCCGTCCTGCGCGAGCGCATCCTTGAACTCAGCGCCGCGACCGGCCTGGACGTGGATTGCGGCGTCAGCCGGGACGACGAGCCGCAGGAGGCCCTGGCGAAGCTCGACAGCCATTTGTGCGAGCTGAAGGAACTCCAGATCCGCGACGGCCTCCATGTCTTCGGGGAGGCTCCCGAGGGCGGCCTGCTGACCGACCTGCTGGTGGCGCTGACCCGGCTACCCCGCGGCAAGGGGGAGGGGCGGGACGCCTCGCTGATCCGAGCGCTGGCGGCGGACCTGGAGTTGGGCTTCGATCCGCTGGATTGCGCCATGGCCGAGCCCTGGACGGGTCCGCGCCCGGCCGCCCTCGACACCGGCGGTGTCTGGCGCAGCCACGGCGACACCGTGGAACGGCTGGAGGAACTGGCCCGGCGGCTGGTCGCCGGCGATGCCGTTGCGGAGCCGGAATGGACCCGCGCCGGCATCGTCCTGGATTACATCCTGTCGGACCTTAAGCCGACCGTCGCCGCCTGCGGCGCCGCCGAACTGGAAGGCCTCCTGCGGGGGCTGGACGGCCGGTTCGTGGAGCCCGGCCCCTCCGGTGCCCCGACCCGCGGCCGGCCGGAGGTCCTGCCGACCGGGCGCAACTTCTATTCCGTCGATACCCGCGCCGTGCCCACGCCCGCCGCCTGGCACCTGGGCTGGAAATCCGCCTCCCGCGTGGTCGATCGTTACCTCCAGGAGAACGGCGACTATCCCCGCACCATGGCGCTATCGGCCTGGGGAACCGCCAACATGCGGACCGGCGGCGACGACATCGCCCAGGCGCTGGCCCTGATGGGAGCCCGGCCAACCTGGGACACCGGCACGGGCCGGGTGACCGGGTTCGAGATCATGCCGGCCGGCGTGCTGGACCGGCCGCGCGTGGACGTGACGCTCCGCGTCTCCGGTTTCTTCCGCGACGCCTTCCCCGCCCAGATGGATCTGGTGGACAGCGCCGCCCGGGCGATCGCCGATCTGGACGAACCCGACGACGTGAACCCCCTGGCCGCCCGCGTCCGGGCCGACGCCGCGGCGCTGGTGGAGGCCGGCGTCGATCCCGCTGCTGCCCGGCGCCGGGCCGGCCACCGGGTCTTCGGCTCCAAGCCGGGAGCCTATGGCGCCGGCCTTCAGGCCCTGATCGACGAGCGCGGCTGGGAAACCGAGAAGGACCTCGCCGAGGCCTATCTCGCCTGGGGCGGCTACGCCTATGGCGGCGGGGTGGACGGAGCGCCGGAACGGGTCCTGTTCGAAACCCGGCTCGGCTCCGTCCAGGCCGTCCTGCACAACCAGGACAACCGGGAGCACGATTTGCTGGACAGCGACGACTATTACCAGTTCGAAGGCGGAATGAGCGTCGCCGTGCGGACCCTGTCGGGCCGGGCACCGACCGTCTACCACAACGACCACTCTCGCCCGGAAAGCCCCCGCGTCCGGACCCTGGAGGAGGAGATCGCCCGCGTCGTCCGCGGCCGGGTGGTCAATCCCAAATGGATCGCCGGGGTCATGCGCCACGGCTACAAGGGTGCCTTCGAGCTGGCCGCCACCGTCGATTACCTCTTCGCCTTCGCCGCGACCGCGCGGTGCGTCCGGGACCACCATTTCGACGCGGTGTTCGACGCCTATGTGGCCGACGCCCAGGTCCGCGACTTCATGGCCGGGGCCAACCCCGCCGCACTGCGCGAGATGGCGGAGCGGCTGGCCGAGGCGCAGGATCGCGGCTTGTGGCGCCCGAAGTCCAATGCCGCCTACGATACGCTGAAGAATCTGAGCCGGGGAGAGACGCCATGA
- a CDS encoding cobyrinate a,c-diamide synthase, whose amino-acid sequence MAAPGLVLAAPASGSGKTVTVLALLRHFSRSGVAVESRKVGPDYIDPLFHAAASCRPCLNLDPWAMSPATLARLAEADAELLVVEGVMGLYDGAADGSGSTADLAALAGWPVVLVVDAKSQAQSVAALVHGFASFRRDVTVSGVILNRVGSTRHEALLRAALEPLGIPVLGALPKLEALELPDRHLGLVPAGEHAGLDAFLDRAADAVARHVDTAALRRLARPAAFPAEAGGAPLPPLGQRIAVARDEAFVFAYPHLLASWAGQGAELMPFSPLADEAPDSRADAVFLPGGYPELHAGRLAGAARFLGGTRAAAERGAVVYGECGGYMVLGRALEDGDGVRHAMAGLLPLETSFAKRRLHLGYREAVAVSATPFGSAGTVLRGHEFHYASITAEEADPPLFRVRDARGDKLGGMGARRGTVMGSFLHVVDVRE is encoded by the coding sequence GTGGCGGCACCGGGGCTCGTGCTGGCGGCTCCCGCCTCGGGCAGCGGCAAGACCGTCACGGTCCTGGCGCTGCTGAGGCATTTCAGCCGGTCCGGCGTGGCGGTGGAGTCGCGGAAGGTCGGGCCGGATTATATCGACCCCCTGTTCCACGCGGCGGCCAGCTGCAGGCCCTGCCTGAACCTGGACCCCTGGGCGATGAGCCCGGCCACGCTGGCGCGGCTGGCGGAGGCCGACGCGGAGCTGCTGGTGGTCGAGGGTGTGATGGGCCTTTACGACGGAGCGGCGGACGGCTCCGGCTCGACCGCGGACCTGGCGGCGCTCGCGGGATGGCCGGTCGTGCTGGTGGTGGACGCCAAGTCCCAGGCACAGTCGGTCGCGGCGTTGGTCCATGGCTTCGCCAGCTTCCGGCGGGACGTGACGGTCTCGGGAGTGATCCTGAACCGGGTCGGCAGCACCCGGCACGAGGCCCTGCTGAGGGCCGCCCTGGAACCGCTCGGAATCCCCGTGCTGGGCGCCCTGCCCAAGCTGGAGGCGCTGGAGCTGCCCGACCGCCACCTGGGGCTGGTGCCTGCCGGGGAGCATGCGGGGCTGGACGCCTTCCTGGACCGGGCGGCGGATGCCGTGGCCCGGCATGTGGATACCGCGGCCCTGCGCCGGCTGGCGCGACCGGCGGCGTTCCCGGCGGAGGCAGGGGGTGCGCCGCTGCCGCCGCTTGGGCAGCGTATCGCCGTCGCCCGCGACGAGGCCTTCGTCTTCGCCTATCCCCATCTGCTGGCGTCCTGGGCCGGTCAGGGCGCCGAGCTGATGCCGTTCTCTCCCCTGGCGGACGAGGCGCCGGACAGTCGGGCCGACGCGGTCTTCCTGCCCGGCGGCTATCCGGAACTTCATGCCGGGCGGCTCGCCGGGGCCGCGCGGTTCCTGGGCGGCACCAGGGCAGCCGCAGAGCGCGGGGCCGTCGTCTATGGGGAATGCGGCGGCTACATGGTGCTGGGTAGGGCGTTGGAGGACGGCGACGGAGTCCGGCACGCGATGGCCGGGCTGCTGCCGCTTGAGACGTCCTTCGCCAAGCGCCGGCTGCACCTGGGCTACCGCGAAGCCGTGGCGGTTTCGGCGACGCCGTTCGGCTCCGCCGGTACGGTGCTGCGCGGGCACGAGTTCCACTATGCCAGCATCACGGCGGAGGAGGCCGACCCGCCGCTGTTCAGGGTCCGCGACGCGCGGGGCGACAAGCTGGGCGGCATGGGCGCCCGGCGCGGCACGGTGATGGGGTCGTTCCTCCATGTGGTGGACGTCCGGGAATGA
- the cobA gene encoding uroporphyrinogen-III C-methyltransferase, with the protein MIPSSSPLPFPEFEPGWVWLAGAGPGDPGLLTLHAWHALRHADVIVYDALVGPDILGMAQPESRLEFAGKRGGRPSPKQPDISRRLVELARQGLRVLRLKGGDPFVFGRGGEEALMLVEHKVPFRVIPGITAGIGGLAYAGIPVTHRDRNHAVTFMTGHSASGLVPDTIDWTAVARGSPVIIMYMALKHLALIADRFMEAGRPRDQAVAIVTNATLPNQHVLETTLERAASDVAEHGIEPPAMVVVGDVVLLRPALDWLGALSGRILTTSGVAG; encoded by the coding sequence ATGATCCCCTCATCCTCACCCCTCCCCTTCCCCGAGTTCGAACCCGGCTGGGTCTGGCTCGCGGGCGCCGGCCCGGGAGACCCCGGCCTGCTCACCCTCCATGCCTGGCACGCGCTGCGCCACGCCGACGTGATCGTCTATGACGCGCTGGTCGGGCCGGACATCCTGGGCATGGCGCAGCCCGAAAGCCGACTGGAGTTCGCCGGCAAGCGCGGCGGCCGGCCGTCGCCCAAGCAGCCCGACATCTCCCGCCGGCTGGTCGAACTGGCGCGGCAGGGCCTGCGCGTGCTGCGCCTGAAGGGCGGCGATCCCTTCGTGTTCGGGCGCGGCGGCGAGGAAGCGCTGATGCTGGTCGAGCACAAGGTGCCGTTCCGCGTGATCCCCGGCATCACCGCCGGGATCGGCGGCCTGGCCTATGCCGGCATCCCCGTGACCCACCGCGACCGGAACCATGCCGTGACCTTCATGACCGGGCACAGCGCCTCCGGGCTGGTGCCGGACACGATCGACTGGACCGCCGTGGCGCGCGGCTCGCCGGTGATCATCATGTACATGGCGCTGAAGCACCTTGCCCTAATCGCGGACCGCTTCATGGAGGCCGGGCGCCCGCGCGACCAGGCGGTCGCGATCGTGACCAACGCGACCCTGCCGAACCAGCATGTGCTGGAGACGACGCTGGAGCGCGCGGCATCGGACGTGGCGGAGCACGGCATCGAGCCGCCGGCCATGGTGGTGGTCGGGGACGTGGTGCTGCTCCGGCCGGCGCTGGACTGGCTGGGCGCCCTGTCCGGCCGCATCCTGACCACCAGCGGCGTGGCTGGCTGA
- the cbiB gene encoding adenosylcobinamide-phosphate synthase CbiB codes for MNQDAVLLLALGIDAAFGEPAWIYARLPHPVVLFGRLVGLLDRNLNRDGWKPAARRLAGVVAALLLLALTAGPAWLASLAFEAMPFGWVLEALLASTLIAQRSLYTHVAAVASALEGGGLAGGRRAVSMIVGRDPESLDEHGVCRAAIESCSENFSDGIVAPVFWFAVLGFPGLVAYKAINTADSMIGHRTPRHQAFGWAAARLDDLVNLMPARLAGLFIILGSAVALRGKRLRRAHAAWKTMLRDAGKHKSPNAGWQEAAMAGALGLALAGPRRYGAVVVDDAWMGEGGRREATSEDIRRALRIMAAACGLQAGLIATLAFLL; via the coding sequence ATGAACCAGGACGCCGTCCTCCTGCTGGCCCTGGGGATCGATGCGGCGTTCGGCGAGCCGGCCTGGATCTATGCCCGCCTGCCCCATCCCGTCGTCCTGTTCGGCCGGCTGGTCGGCCTGCTGGACCGGAATCTCAACCGCGATGGCTGGAAGCCGGCGGCGCGGCGGCTGGCGGGTGTCGTGGCGGCACTGCTGCTTCTGGCACTGACCGCCGGCCCGGCCTGGCTCGCCAGCCTGGCTTTCGAGGCCATGCCCTTCGGCTGGGTCCTGGAAGCCCTTCTGGCTAGCACGCTGATCGCCCAGCGGAGCCTTTACACCCATGTGGCGGCGGTGGCATCGGCGCTGGAGGGCGGGGGGCTGGCGGGCGGGCGGCGGGCGGTGTCCATGATCGTCGGGCGCGACCCGGAGAGCCTGGACGAGCACGGCGTCTGCCGTGCGGCCATCGAGTCCTGCTCGGAGAACTTCTCCGACGGCATCGTGGCGCCGGTCTTCTGGTTCGCGGTGCTGGGGTTTCCCGGGCTGGTAGCCTACAAGGCGATCAACACGGCGGACAGCATGATCGGCCACCGGACCCCGCGCCATCAAGCCTTCGGCTGGGCGGCGGCGCGGCTGGACGATCTGGTAAACCTGATGCCGGCGCGGCTGGCCGGCCTGTTCATCATTCTGGGCAGCGCCGTCGCCCTGCGGGGCAAGCGGCTGCGTCGCGCTCATGCGGCCTGGAAGACCATGCTGCGCGACGCCGGCAAGCACAAGTCGCCCAACGCCGGCTGGCAGGAAGCCGCCATGGCCGGCGCGCTGGGCCTCGCGCTGGCGGGGCCGCGCCGCTACGGGGCCGTCGTGGTGGACGATGCCTGGATGGGCGAAGGCGGCAGACGGGAGGCGACTTCCGAGGATATCCGCCGGGCGCTCCGCATCATGGCTGCCGCGTGCGGCCTTCAGGCCGGGCTGATCGCGACGCTGGCGTTCCTGCTATAG
- a CDS encoding cobyric acid synthase, translated as MFMGTGSDVGKSMIVAGLCRAFTNRGLRVRPFKPQNMSNNAAVTADGGEIGRAQALQARACRVAPVTDMNPVLLKPQTDIGAQVVVQGRVVGAMKAREYQTRKGELMPAVLESFHRLGRDADLILVEGAGSASEVNLRAGDIANMGFAEAADLPVVLIGDIERGGVIASIVGTCAVLPPAERARLKAFLINKFRGDASLFDDGLRIIHEHTGLSSLGVVPWFAEADRLPPEDALALSSRRSAEGRAIRIAVPQLSRIANFDDLDPLRAEPDVTVEMIPPGRPLPGDADLVILPGTKATIPDLEFLRAQGWHIDLAAHVRRGGHVLGICGGFQMLGRRLDDPAGTEGAPGAVDGLGLLDIETILDGPKTLVEVTGRHLASGAELRGYEMHIGRTTGPALDLPLLDLSGRPEGAVSPDGRIGGCYVHGMFSADGFRHAFLSAILDRAESGLNYEDTVETTLDALARHLETHLDLDELFAIS; from the coding sequence ATGTTCATGGGCACCGGCTCCGACGTCGGCAAGTCCATGATCGTCGCCGGGCTGTGCCGCGCCTTCACGAACCGGGGCCTCCGGGTCAGGCCGTTCAAGCCGCAGAACATGTCCAACAACGCGGCCGTCACGGCGGACGGCGGCGAGATCGGCCGCGCCCAGGCGCTCCAGGCGCGGGCCTGCCGGGTGGCGCCGGTCACCGACATGAACCCGGTGCTGCTGAAGCCCCAGACCGACATCGGCGCCCAGGTGGTGGTCCAGGGCCGCGTGGTCGGCGCCATGAAGGCCCGCGAGTACCAGACCCGAAAGGGCGAGCTGATGCCCGCCGTGCTGGAAAGCTTCCATCGCCTGGGCCGGGACGCCGACCTGATCCTGGTGGAGGGGGCGGGGAGCGCTTCGGAAGTCAACCTGCGAGCCGGCGACATCGCCAACATGGGCTTCGCCGAGGCCGCCGACCTGCCCGTCGTCCTGATCGGCGACATCGAGCGCGGCGGCGTGATCGCAAGCATCGTCGGCACCTGCGCGGTGCTGCCGCCGGCCGAGCGGGCGCGGCTCAAGGCCTTCCTGATCAACAAGTTCCGCGGCGATGCCAGCCTGTTCGACGACGGCTTGCGGATCATCCACGAGCATACCGGCCTGTCCAGCCTCGGCGTGGTCCCCTGGTTCGCAGAGGCCGACCGGCTGCCGCCGGAGGACGCCCTGGCCCTGTCCTCGCGGCGATCAGCCGAAGGCCGCGCGATCCGGATCGCCGTGCCCCAGCTCTCCCGGATCGCCAATTTCGACGACCTCGACCCGCTGCGCGCGGAACCCGACGTCACGGTCGAGATGATCCCGCCGGGCCGGCCGCTGCCGGGCGACGCCGATCTCGTCATTCTGCCCGGGACCAAGGCGACCATCCCCGACTTGGAGTTCCTCCGCGCCCAGGGCTGGCACATCGACCTCGCCGCCCATGTCCGCCGGGGCGGACACGTGCTCGGGATCTGCGGCGGCTTCCAGATGCTGGGCCGCCGCCTGGACGACCCTGCGGGCACCGAGGGCGCTCCCGGCGCCGTGGACGGCCTCGGCCTTCTCGATATCGAAACGATCCTGGACGGCCCCAAGACCCTGGTCGAGGTCACCGGCCGGCACCTCGCCAGCGGGGCGGAACTGCGCGGCTACGAGATGCATATCGGCCGGACCACAGGCCCCGCGCTGGACCTGCCCCTTCTCGACCTGTCCGGCCGCCCCGAGGGCGCCGTGTCTCCGGACGGCCGGATCGGCGGTTGTTACGTCCATGGAATGTTTTCGGCGGACGGGTTTCGCCACGCCTTCCTCTCCGCCATCCTCGACCGCGCCGAGAGCGGGCTGAACTACGAGGACACCGTCGAGACCACCCTGGACGCGCTGGCCCGCCATCTGGAAACCCACCTGGACCTGGACGAGTTGTTCGCAATTTCGTAG
- a CDS encoding cobalt-precorrin-5B (C(1))-methyltransferase has product MTDKPEDVPDRPLRRGWTTGACATAATRAAYAALLTGEFPDPVTIRLPGGETPAFALAWEALGPDRCAAGVVKDAGDDPDVTHGALVIATVGRGAPGTGVTFRAGEGVGTVTKEGLPIPPGEPAINPVPRRMMSEAVAELAAAHGDAGDVVIEVSIPGGAEIALKTWNPRLGIVGGLSILGTTGIVVPFSCSAWIHSIHRGIDVARANGIDHVAGSTGSTSEQAVQRLHGLSDLALLDMGDFAGGMLKYLRRHPVPRLTIAGGFGKLSKMAQGFLDLHSGRSQVDFNWLADRMAELGASPDEIERTRHSNTANQVLTRAVAAGLPLADLVADRARAVALDTLRGCGTDVEVLVFDRKGALEGCAGFASTPPGKVLILGGTTEAAELARGLEGMPVVTSLAGRTRAPAALPGEVRIGGFGGAEGLAAYLRDNAVAAVIDATHPFAATISRNAEEACRQAGVPRLALVRPEWVAGPGDRWIEVDDMEAAVAAVPSGARAFLTVGRQELGPFASRDDAWFLARVIDPQEPPSPNIVLVTGRGPFDLDAERTLLADHGITVVVAKNSGGGASQPKLTAARELGIPVIMVRRPAPPAGPRAGTAEEALEWLHRTLRSGRSTWTCSGS; this is encoded by the coding sequence ATGACCGACAAACCGGAAGACGTCCCCGATCGTCCCCTGCGCCGTGGCTGGACGACCGGAGCCTGCGCCACCGCCGCCACCCGCGCGGCCTACGCGGCGCTGCTCACCGGCGAGTTCCCGGACCCCGTGACGATCCGCCTGCCGGGCGGGGAAACACCCGCCTTCGCCCTGGCCTGGGAGGCGCTTGGCCCCGATCGCTGCGCCGCCGGCGTGGTCAAGGACGCCGGCGACGATCCCGACGTGACTCACGGCGCCCTGGTGATCGCGACCGTCGGCCGCGGCGCTCCGGGAACCGGCGTCACGTTCCGGGCCGGCGAGGGCGTCGGGACCGTCACCAAGGAGGGATTGCCGATCCCGCCCGGCGAGCCGGCGATCAACCCCGTTCCCCGCCGCATGATGTCGGAGGCGGTGGCCGAGCTGGCGGCGGCCCATGGCGACGCGGGCGACGTGGTGATCGAGGTCTCGATTCCAGGCGGTGCCGAGATCGCGCTCAAGACCTGGAACCCCCGCCTCGGCATCGTCGGCGGGCTGTCGATCCTGGGCACCACCGGCATCGTGGTGCCGTTCTCCTGCTCGGCCTGGATCCACTCCATACACCGTGGGATCGACGTGGCGCGGGCCAACGGGATCGACCATGTCGCAGGCTCGACCGGCTCCACCTCCGAACAGGCGGTCCAGCGGCTCCACGGGCTGTCCGATCTGGCGCTGCTCGACATGGGGGATTTCGCCGGCGGAATGCTGAAGTATCTGCGCCGTCATCCCGTGCCGCGCTTGACAATCGCGGGCGGTTTCGGCAAGTTGTCTAAAATGGCCCAGGGTTTCCTGGACCTCCATTCGGGCCGCAGTCAGGTCGATTTCAACTGGCTTGCCGACCGAATGGCCGAACTGGGCGCCTCGCCCGACGAAATCGAACGCACCCGACATTCCAACACCGCGAACCAAGTGCTGACCCGTGCGGTCGCCGCCGGCCTTCCGCTTGCCGACCTCGTGGCGGACCGGGCGCGGGCGGTGGCGCTGGACACGCTGCGCGGATGCGGCACCGACGTGGAGGTCCTCGTGTTCGACCGCAAGGGCGCGCTGGAAGGGTGCGCCGGCTTCGCCTCTACCCCTCCCGGCAAAGTGCTGATCCTCGGCGGCACGACGGAGGCGGCGGAACTGGCCCGCGGCCTGGAGGGCATGCCGGTGGTCACCTCCCTGGCCGGCCGTACCCGCGCGCCGGCCGCCCTGCCGGGAGAAGTCCGCATCGGCGGATTCGGCGGTGCCGAGGGACTGGCCGCCTATCTGAGGGACAATGCGGTCGCCGCCGTCATCGACGCCACACACCCCTTCGCCGCCACGATCTCCCGCAATGCGGAGGAGGCCTGTCGGCAGGCCGGCGTGCCCCGCCTGGCGCTGGTGCGGCCGGAATGGGTGGCCGGACCCGGCGACCGCTGGATCGAGGTGGACGACATGGAAGCCGCCGTGGCGGCGGTGCCGAGCGGTGCCCGCGCGTTCCTGACCGTCGGCCGCCAGGAACTCGGCCCTTTCGCATCCCGCGACGACGCCTGGTTCCTGGCGCGGGTGATCGACCCGCAGGAACCGCCGAGCCCCAACATAGTCCTGGTGACAGGGCGCGGTCCCTTCGACCTGGATGCCGAACGGACCTTGCTGGCCGACCACGGCATCACCGTCGTGGTCGCCAAGAACAGCGGCGGCGGTGCCAGTCAGCCGAAGCTTACCGCCGCGCGGGAGTTGGGAATTCCGGTCATCATGGTCCGCCGTCCCGCGCCGCCGGCCGGACCCCGCGCCGGCACCGCGGAGGAAGCGCTGGAGTGGCTTCACCGGACCTTGCGCTCGGGCCGCAGCACATGGACATGCTCCGGGTCGTAG
- the cobO gene encoding cob(I)yrinic acid a,c-diamide adenosyltransferase, translated as MKTEGMTEEEINARHAEKMAKKKAARDRMIATKTLEKGLLIVHTGKGKGKSTAALGMVMRGIGHGFKVGIVQFVKGKWETGERVVLERFADQVTINTMGEGFTWETQDRQRDIAAARAAWDQAVSLIRDPAYKMVLLDELNIVLRYDYLPLEEVIEVLRSKPEDTHVIVTGRNAKDELLEIADLVTEMTMVKHPFRDGVKAQAGIEF; from the coding sequence ATGAAGACCGAAGGCATGACCGAGGAAGAGATCAACGCGCGGCACGCCGAGAAGATGGCCAAGAAGAAGGCCGCCCGCGATCGCATGATCGCGACCAAGACCCTCGAGAAGGGGCTTCTGATCGTCCACACCGGGAAGGGCAAGGGCAAGTCCACCGCGGCCCTCGGCATGGTGATGCGGGGGATCGGCCACGGCTTCAAGGTCGGCATCGTGCAGTTCGTCAAGGGCAAGTGGGAAACCGGCGAGCGGGTCGTGCTGGAGCGCTTCGCCGACCAGGTCACCATCAACACCATGGGCGAGGGCTTCACCTGGGAGACCCAGGACCGCCAGCGCGACATCGCCGCCGCCCGCGCCGCGTGGGACCAGGCGGTCAGCCTGATCCGCGACCCGGCCTACAAGATGGTGCTGCTCGACGAGCTCAACATCGTGCTGCGCTACGACTACCTGCCGCTGGAGGAAGTAATCGAGGTCCTCCGCTCCAAGCCGGAGGACACCCATGTCATCGTGACCGGCCGCAACGCCAAGGACGAGCTGCTGGAGATCGCCGACCTCGTGACCGAGATGACCATGGTCAAGCACCCGTTCCGCGACGGCGTGAAGGCTCAGGCGGGCATCGAGTTTTGA